Proteins encoded by one window of Chryseobacterium aquaeductus:
- a CDS encoding DUF3857 domain-containing protein, whose product MIKFLCLGAFSLASVYFAQSYPVSQISQNLKKNASAVIRNESTVVEINKIDEIVYRNLSVVTILNKDAISYSVPRIFYEKGNVISNVKVIIYDEKGNKLKSYSKSDFNDIAANSQGTFYSDSRAMVLPYTPSSFPYTVEFSYDQKDHNTVFLPDFTPFNSYNISLEKSSFKIINNSGINLRSKTYESPYKYATTEMSENGNEKTYFYQNIPAIDQVELVPNPQKILPKVSFSLDQFSLVGKKGNITSWKDFGLWYHNNLLTPVSASTPQIKSEIAALQLSGSTEDKVKKIYQYMQSKTRYIFVALGIGGWQPMMPDEVQKKGYGDCKGLSNYMKTLLDEAGIPSYYAIINSNPSPISFDIDFPKMAGNHVILVIPTEKGNIWLENTSQDIAFNHLSYSTTDRNVLAVKSTGIDIMETPSYTSQQSKEKQVLTIQINPDKTISGKGKFSYTGNQYDFNLSYVSLSQKDKNEAMKSRFSSLNFENVEMNNFVNNKDLASIDFDLNFKASNYCKMMGDSFIFRAVPIYSMGFYHEDENRQLPFENRFSYEDESEIVFQLPANYIVEEMPQNGLLASEFGIYTLTFEKKENQMIVKRTINMKKGIYSKEKYNDYVNFRKKIMSADNSKILISKKS is encoded by the coding sequence ATGATCAAATTTCTTTGTTTGGGTGCATTTTCACTTGCATCTGTTTATTTTGCACAGAGTTATCCGGTTTCTCAAATCAGCCAAAATTTAAAGAAAAATGCCAGTGCTGTTATCCGTAACGAAAGTACAGTGGTAGAAATCAATAAAATTGACGAAATTGTTTATCGAAATTTATCAGTTGTCACTATTTTAAACAAAGATGCGATCAGCTATTCGGTTCCCAGAATTTTTTATGAAAAAGGAAATGTTATTTCTAATGTCAAAGTAATTATTTATGACGAAAAGGGAAATAAGCTGAAAAGTTATTCAAAGAGTGATTTTAACGATATTGCAGCCAACTCTCAAGGCACTTTTTACTCAGACAGCAGAGCAATGGTGCTACCTTACACTCCGTCATCATTTCCGTACACTGTAGAATTCAGCTATGATCAAAAAGACCATAATACTGTTTTTCTCCCTGATTTTACTCCTTTCAATTCATACAATATTTCTTTAGAAAAAAGTAGTTTTAAAATTATCAATAATTCCGGAATCAATTTACGTTCAAAAACTTACGAATCTCCGTACAAATACGCAACAACAGAGATGAGTGAAAATGGAAACGAAAAAACATATTTTTATCAAAATATTCCTGCAATTGATCAGGTAGAATTGGTTCCTAATCCGCAGAAAATTTTGCCGAAAGTAAGTTTTTCATTAGATCAGTTCAGCTTAGTTGGAAAAAAAGGAAATATTACTTCATGGAAAGATTTCGGACTTTGGTATCACAATAATCTTTTGACTCCTGTTTCTGCTTCTACACCACAAATAAAATCTGAAATTGCTGCACTACAACTTTCTGGAAGTACCGAAGATAAAGTGAAAAAAATCTATCAGTATATGCAAAGTAAGACCAGATATATTTTTGTGGCTTTAGGAATTGGTGGCTGGCAACCGATGATGCCGGATGAGGTACAGAAAAAAGGGTATGGAGACTGCAAAGGTCTCAGCAATTATATGAAAACTCTTTTGGACGAAGCTGGAATTCCTTCTTACTATGCCATCATTAATTCAAATCCTTCACCGATAAGTTTTGATATCGATTTTCCTAAAATGGCAGGGAATCATGTGATTTTGGTTATTCCTACCGAGAAAGGAAATATCTGGCTGGAAAATACATCTCAGGATATTGCTTTTAATCATTTAAGTTATAGTACGACTGATCGAAATGTTTTGGCAGTAAAATCTACAGGAATCGATATTATGGAAACTCCATCTTACACTTCGCAGCAAAGCAAAGAGAAACAGGTTCTTACTATTCAGATCAATCCGGACAAAACTATTTCGGGAAAAGGCAAATTTTCTTACACCGGAAATCAGTATGATTTTAATTTATCTTATGTTTCGCTTTCTCAAAAAGATAAAAATGAGGCGATGAAATCTAGATTTTCCAGTTTGAATTTCGAAAACGTAGAGATGAATAATTTCGTCAACAATAAAGATTTGGCATCCATAGATTTTGATTTAAATTTTAAAGCATCAAATTACTGTAAGATGATGGGTGACAGTTTTATTTTCAGAGCTGTACCTATCTATTCTATGGGTTTTTATCATGAAGATGAAAACCGTCAGTTGCCATTTGAGAACAGATTTTCTTATGAAGATGAATCTGAAATTGTGTTTCAGCTACCTGCCAATTATATTGTTGAAGAAATGCCTCAAAATGGTCTGTTAGCCTCAGAATTTGGAATTTATACGCTTACTTTTGAGAAAAAAGAGAACCAAATGATTGTTAAAAGAACGATCAATATGAAAAAAGGAATTTATTCAAAAGAAAAATACAATGATTATGTAAATTTCAGAAAAAAAATAATGAGTGCCGACAATTCAAAAATACTAATATCCAAAAAATCGTAA
- the gyrB gene encoding DNA topoisomerase (ATP-hydrolyzing) subunit B, which yields MSQKQYTASSIQALEGMEHVRLRPSMYIGDVGVRGLHHLVYEVVDNSIDEALAGYCDTILVTIHEGESISVKDNGRGIPVDLHEKEQKSALEVVMTKIGAGGKFDKDSYKVSGGLHGVGVSCVNALSTLLVATVSRDGKLYQQKYSEGKALADVAEIGTTDERGTEVFFQPDGTIFQELVYNYDTLAARMRELAFLNRGITITLVDEREPNEDGSFPTEVFHSEGGLREFVEYIDGNRESIMENVIFMEGERDDIPVEVAMRYNTSFTENLHSYVNNINTHEGGTHLAGFRRALTRTLKKYADDLGIPAKEKVEITGDDFREGLTAVISVKVMEPQFEGQTKTKLGNSEVSGAVDKIVGEMLTNFLEENPLEAKIIVQKVVLAAKARQAAKKAREMVQRKSPMGGSGLPGKLSDCSSKDPAESELFLVEGDSAGGTAKQGRDRHFQAILPLRGKILNVEKSMLHKVYDNEEIKNIYTALGVSVGTEEDSKALNMAKLRYHKVVIMTDADIDGSHISTLILTFFFRFMKELIENGYIYIAQPPLYLLKKGNKKVYAYNEKEREEFTLEMAPDGKGVEVQRYKGLGEMNPEQLWETTLNPDHRILKQVTIDNAVEADSVFSMLMGDEVPPRREFIEKNAKYAKIDV from the coding sequence ATGAGTCAAAAACAATATACAGCTAGTAGCATCCAGGCATTAGAAGGCATGGAACACGTTCGATTAAGACCATCTATGTACATTGGTGATGTAGGAGTAAGAGGTCTTCATCATTTGGTTTATGAAGTAGTAGACAACTCTATTGATGAGGCGTTGGCAGGATACTGCGATACGATCCTTGTAACTATTCACGAGGGTGAAAGTATCTCGGTAAAAGATAATGGTAGAGGGATTCCTGTTGATCTTCATGAGAAAGAGCAAAAATCTGCTCTGGAGGTTGTAATGACCAAAATTGGAGCGGGTGGAAAATTTGATAAAGATTCTTACAAAGTTTCCGGTGGACTTCACGGAGTAGGGGTTTCTTGTGTAAATGCGCTTTCAACTTTATTGGTTGCCACGGTAAGTCGTGACGGAAAATTATATCAGCAAAAATATTCTGAAGGAAAAGCTTTGGCAGACGTTGCGGAGATTGGTACAACAGATGAAAGAGGAACTGAAGTTTTCTTTCAACCGGATGGCACTATTTTTCAGGAACTGGTTTACAATTATGATACTCTTGCCGCAAGAATGCGTGAACTTGCTTTCTTAAACAGAGGAATTACAATAACTCTTGTCGATGAGAGAGAACCCAATGAAGATGGAAGTTTCCCTACGGAAGTTTTCCATTCAGAAGGCGGTTTGAGAGAGTTTGTAGAATATATCGACGGAAACCGTGAGTCTATCATGGAAAACGTGATTTTCATGGAAGGTGAAAGAGATGATATTCCTGTAGAAGTGGCAATGCGTTACAACACTTCGTTCACAGAGAATCTTCACTCTTACGTTAATAATATCAATACCCATGAGGGTGGAACTCACTTAGCAGGTTTCAGACGTGCTTTAACGAGAACCTTAAAAAAGTATGCAGACGATTTAGGAATTCCTGCAAAGGAAAAAGTCGAGATTACAGGTGATGATTTCCGTGAAGGATTAACTGCTGTAATTTCTGTAAAAGTGATGGAGCCTCAGTTTGAAGGACAAACCAAAACTAAATTAGGTAACTCTGAAGTTTCAGGTGCAGTTGACAAGATTGTAGGTGAAATGTTGACCAATTTCTTAGAAGAAAATCCTTTAGAAGCTAAAATTATCGTTCAGAAAGTTGTTTTGGCTGCAAAAGCTAGACAGGCTGCGAAAAAAGCTCGTGAGATGGTTCAGAGAAAATCTCCTATGGGAGGTTCTGGTTTACCTGGAAAACTCTCTGACTGTTCTTCAAAAGATCCGGCAGAATCTGAGTTGTTCTTAGTAGAGGGAGATTCGGCAGGTGGAACTGCAAAGCAGGGTAGAGACAGACATTTTCAGGCAATTCTTCCATTAAGAGGTAAAATTTTGAATGTTGAGAAATCAATGCTTCACAAGGTTTACGATAACGAAGAAATTAAAAATATTTACACAGCTCTTGGAGTTTCGGTAGGTACTGAAGAAGACAGCAAAGCTTTGAACATGGCTAAGTTAAGATATCATAAAGTAGTGATCATGACCGATGCTGATATTGACGGTTCTCACATTTCTACTTTGATTCTTACTTTCTTCTTTAGATTTATGAAAGAGTTGATTGAGAACGGATATATTTACATTGCTCAACCACCTTTATATCTGTTAAAAAAAGGAAATAAAAAGGTATACGCTTACAATGAAAAAGAGCGTGAAGAATTTACTTTAGAAATGGCTCCGGACGGAAAAGGTGTTGAGGTTCAACGTTATAAGGGTCTTGGGGAAATGAACCCAGAACAACTTTGGGAAACTACATTGAATCCTGATCACAGAATTCTGAAACAAGTTACTATTGATAATGCAGTGGAAGCGGACAGTGTTTTCTCAATGTTGATGGGTGATGAAGTTCCGCCAAGAAGAGAGTTTATAGAAAAGAATGCGAAATACGCAAAAATTGACGTTTAA
- a CDS encoding cytochrome ubiquinol oxidase subunit I — translation MDDFIAARAQMALSLGFHIIFACVGMVMPFLMAFAHWKYLKTGNEIYKGLTKAWSKGVAILFATGAVSGTMLSFELGLLWPGFMKHAGPIFGMPFSLEGTAFFIEAIAIGFFLYGWDKFNKWFHWFCGFLVGLSGLASGILVVAANAWMNSPTGFDYINGEYVNIDPIKAMFNDAWFPQALHMTVAAFCATGFAVAGVHAFLMMRKKNVEFHTKAFRIAAAFAMIGAFGAPLSGDVAAKSIAERQPIKLAAMEAHFETEKGAAFVIGGIPDEDKGEINYALKIPKLLSFLATNDFNAEVKGLNDFPKDEWPPVAVVHYAFQIMIFFGVVMISIGSLYLYALFFKKEWLNKNWLLKTFFFATPFGYIALEAGWTVTEVGRQPWIIYGIMRTIDAVTPMPGIQYSFYFFTAIFISLSLIIIFLLRRQIKMVPYLYDPTDKLFNSKNKKS, via the coding sequence ATGGACGATTTCATTGCTGCTAGAGCTCAAATGGCACTTTCACTAGGCTTTCACATTATCTTCGCCTGTGTTGGAATGGTAATGCCGTTTTTGATGGCATTTGCTCACTGGAAATATTTAAAAACAGGAAACGAAATCTACAAAGGTCTTACCAAAGCCTGGAGTAAAGGTGTTGCTATTCTTTTCGCCACCGGAGCAGTTTCCGGAACGATGCTTTCTTTTGAATTAGGACTTCTCTGGCCTGGCTTTATGAAACACGCCGGACCCATTTTCGGAATGCCGTTTTCTCTGGAAGGAACCGCATTTTTTATCGAAGCCATTGCCATAGGTTTTTTCCTTTACGGCTGGGATAAATTTAATAAATGGTTTCATTGGTTTTGCGGATTTTTGGTTGGTTTAAGCGGTTTGGCTTCGGGAATTCTCGTTGTCGCAGCAAATGCATGGATGAATTCCCCAACAGGATTTGATTACATAAATGGAGAATATGTCAACATAGATCCCATCAAAGCAATGTTTAATGATGCCTGGTTTCCGCAAGCTCTACACATGACGGTGGCAGCTTTTTGTGCGACTGGGTTTGCAGTTGCTGGAGTTCATGCTTTTTTAATGATGAGAAAGAAGAATGTAGAATTTCATACGAAAGCATTTAGAATTGCCGCTGCTTTTGCAATGATTGGTGCGTTTGGTGCGCCTTTGAGTGGTGATGTTGCTGCCAAATCTATCGCTGAAAGACAGCCTATAAAATTAGCGGCAATGGAAGCTCATTTTGAAACTGAAAAAGGAGCAGCTTTTGTTATTGGGGGAATTCCTGATGAAGATAAAGGAGAAATTAACTATGCTTTAAAAATTCCAAAACTTTTGAGCTTTTTGGCAACCAATGATTTCAATGCCGAGGTAAAGGGTTTGAATGATTTCCCGAAAGATGAATGGCCTCCAGTTGCTGTTGTACACTATGCTTTCCAGATCATGATTTTCTTTGGTGTGGTCATGATAAGTATTGGAAGTCTGTATCTCTACGCTTTATTTTTCAAAAAAGAATGGCTGAATAAAAACTGGTTGCTGAAAACATTTTTTTTTGCCACCCCTTTTGGTTATATCGCTCTGGAAGCTGGCTGGACTGTGACTGAAGTGGGCAGACAACCCTGGATTATTTACGGAATTATGAGAACGATCGATGCCGTTACACCAATGCCTGGAATTCAATATTCATTTTACTTTTTCACCGCCATTTTTATCTCATTATCATTAATCATTATTTTTCTTTTGAGAAGACAAATCAAAATGGTTCCCTATCTCTACGATCCTACAGACAAATTGTTTAATTCTAAAAACAAAAAATCATGA
- a CDS encoding cytochrome d ubiquinol oxidase subunit II produces MIYVVIGFLWLSVCLYVILGGADFGAGIVELMTKKKNRKYTEKIMYESIAPVWEANHMWLIIAIVILFVGFPEIYTTMSIYLHIPLVLMLLGIIARGTAFTFRHYDAVEDRWQLVYTQIFYYASLLTPFFLGLIAAATVSKSINPDATTFLDLYIFSWLNWFGVSVGFFVVALCAYLASIFSLREISDRLELSLMIRKSHQTMIFVVITGLLVFVTAYFSDIPLVKWVFSKPLGVMAITFATVALGLILRAMHNGKLLPVRALAGFQIIMILVAATYQHNPDIILLGNGEHLSLLKHIAADKTITALGWALMLGSIFILPFLFYLMFSFTKAKGKS; encoded by the coding sequence ATGATTTATGTTGTAATCGGCTTTCTGTGGCTCTCTGTTTGTCTTTACGTGATTTTGGGCGGTGCCGACTTCGGAGCGGGAATTGTAGAACTGATGACGAAGAAGAAAAACCGTAAGTACACAGAAAAAATCATGTACGAATCGATTGCACCCGTGTGGGAAGCAAATCACATGTGGCTGATTATTGCCATCGTAATTCTTTTTGTCGGGTTCCCTGAAATTTACACTACGATGTCTATTTACCTTCATATTCCTTTGGTATTGATGCTTTTAGGAATCATTGCACGAGGAACTGCCTTCACCTTCAGACATTATGATGCCGTTGAAGACCGATGGCAGCTCGTTTATACACAGATTTTCTATTACGCTAGTCTTTTAACTCCTTTTTTCTTAGGTTTAATTGCGGCTGCGACTGTTTCAAAATCTATCAATCCTGATGCGACAACATTTTTAGATTTATATATTTTCAGTTGGCTCAATTGGTTTGGAGTTTCTGTCGGATTTTTTGTTGTAGCACTCTGTGCTTACCTAGCTTCTATTTTCTCGTTAAGAGAAATCAGTGACAGATTAGAACTCAGTTTGATGATCAGAAAATCGCATCAAACGATGATTTTTGTAGTCATTACCGGATTGTTGGTTTTTGTTACAGCTTACTTTTCAGATATTCCTTTGGTAAAATGGGTATTTTCAAAACCATTAGGAGTTATGGCAATCACCTTTGCAACTGTTGCTTTAGGTTTAATTTTAAGAGCAATGCATAACGGAAAACTACTTCCTGTAAGAGCTTTGGCGGGATTTCAGATTATTATGATATTGGTTGCTGCAACGTATCAACACAATCCTGATATTATTTTATTAGGAAATGGCGAACATCTTTCTTTACTGAAACATATTGCAGCTGACAAAACCATAACAGCTTTGGGCTGGGCTTTAATGTTGGGTTCAATATTTATCTTGCCTTTTTTGTTTTATCTGATGTTTTCATTTACAAAAGCAAAAGGAAAGTCTTAA
- a CDS encoding OmpA family protein: protein MKTFLFSLLFLISFQANSQMLSSVYFKNNSYELRKESQEKLDSISQLKSNLTLRIFGNCDPSGNVELNKKLSEKRAKAVSEYLKEKIGSNIKLGNAVGLGIEKQINDNSTEDLRSKNRRVDVFIEKTFAAGEKISRKMYPSFLSTKIATMKVKDTFSLPDVSFVGGRHVWLPSGKANLLKLSKILKENPSLEVELQGHICCDYDNFDGEDLDLKTFNLSWTRANAIKEFLLKEGIELDRIKTKGLGHHNPVIYPEITESDRIKNRRVELVLVKK from the coding sequence ATGAAGACCTTCCTATTTTCTCTATTATTCTTGATTTCTTTTCAAGCAAATTCTCAGATGCTGTCATCTGTTTATTTTAAAAATAACAGTTATGAACTTAGAAAAGAATCTCAGGAAAAACTCGATAGCATATCGCAATTAAAATCTAATCTCACACTTAGAATTTTTGGAAATTGCGATCCTTCCGGCAATGTTGAACTCAACAAAAAATTATCTGAAAAACGTGCAAAAGCCGTGAGTGAATATTTAAAAGAAAAAATTGGAAGCAATATTAAACTTGGAAATGCAGTCGGACTAGGAATTGAGAAACAAATCAATGATAACAGTACAGAAGATTTACGCAGCAAAAACAGAAGAGTAGATGTGTTCATTGAAAAGACATTTGCCGCAGGAGAAAAAATTTCCCGAAAAATGTATCCCAGTTTTCTAAGTACTAAAATTGCAACTATGAAAGTGAAAGATACTTTCTCTCTTCCCGATGTAAGTTTTGTTGGTGGACGACATGTCTGGCTACCAAGTGGTAAAGCAAATTTGCTGAAACTTTCAAAAATATTAAAAGAAAATCCAAGCCTTGAGGTTGAGTTGCAAGGTCATATTTGTTGTGATTATGATAATTTTGATGGTGAAGATTTAGATTTAAAAACATTTAATCTTTCATGGACGAGAGCCAATGCCATAAAAGAATTCTTACTAAAAGAGGGAATTGAGCTCGACCGAATTAAAACAAAAGGTCTTGGCCATCATAATCCGGTGATTTACCCCGAAATTACAGAATCCGACAGAATCAAAAACAGAAGAGTAGAATTGGTTTTAGTTAAAAAATAA
- the lysS gene encoding lysine--tRNA ligase: protein MQLSEQEIIRREKLTKLVEMGINAFPAEEYTVTDTTESIKQDFSESKQVKIAGRLMSRRIQGKASFAELQDSTGKIQVYFNRDEICAGEDKTLYNDVYKHLLDIGDIIGIEGELFTTQVGEMTVLVKNFTLLTKSLRPLPQAKTDENGVVHDAFNDPEMRYRQRYVDLTVNPQVKEIFVKRTKLFNAMRNFFNDAGYFEVETPILQSIPGGAAARPFITHHNALDIPLYLRIANELYLKRLIVGGFDGVYEFSKNFRNEGMDRTHNPEFTAMEIYVAYKDYNWMMDFTEKLLEFCSTSVNGNSESTFGEHTISWKAPYPRVSMTEAIIKYTGFDITGKTEQELFDFAKSIGIDVNETMGKGKLIDEIFGEKCEGNFIQPTFITDYPIEMSPLTKKHRSKEGLTERFELMVCGKEIANAYSELNDPIDQRERFEEQLKLAEKGDDEATGFIDEDFLRALEYGMPPTSGLGIGMDRLIMFLTNNPSIQEVLFFPQMRPEKTVPQIELGEDEKVILEILNSREEVFSLAEVKERSQLSGKKWDKASKTLTKGGLVKVEKIDENVLMKLV, encoded by the coding sequence ATGCAATTATCAGAACAGGAAATCATTAGAAGAGAAAAGCTGACTAAGCTTGTTGAAATGGGAATCAACGCATTCCCGGCAGAAGAATATACGGTTACAGATACTACAGAATCTATAAAACAGGATTTTTCTGAAAGTAAACAGGTGAAGATTGCGGGAAGATTGATGTCTCGCAGAATTCAGGGGAAGGCTTCTTTTGCTGAATTGCAGGATTCTACAGGCAAAATTCAGGTGTACTTCAACAGAGACGAAATCTGTGCAGGAGAAGACAAAACTTTATACAACGACGTTTACAAACATTTATTAGATATCGGAGATATTATAGGTATTGAAGGAGAATTGTTCACCACTCAAGTTGGAGAAATGACGGTTTTAGTAAAGAATTTTACTTTGCTTACCAAATCTTTACGTCCGCTTCCACAAGCAAAAACCGACGAAAATGGAGTAGTGCATGACGCTTTCAACGATCCTGAAATGAGATACAGACAGCGTTATGTAGATTTGACGGTGAATCCGCAAGTGAAAGAAATTTTCGTGAAAAGGACAAAATTGTTCAATGCAATGAGAAACTTCTTCAACGATGCCGGATATTTTGAAGTGGAAACTCCGATTTTGCAGTCAATTCCAGGTGGAGCTGCGGCAAGACCTTTTATAACGCATCACAATGCTTTAGATATTCCATTATATTTAAGAATTGCAAACGAATTGTATCTGAAAAGACTGATCGTTGGTGGTTTTGACGGTGTTTATGAATTCTCTAAAAACTTCAGAAATGAAGGAATGGACAGAACTCACAACCCGGAATTTACAGCAATGGAGATTTATGTAGCCTACAAAGACTACAACTGGATGATGGATTTTACAGAAAAATTATTAGAATTCTGTTCAACTTCTGTCAACGGAAATTCTGAATCAACTTTCGGTGAACATACAATCAGCTGGAAAGCTCCATATCCAAGAGTTTCTATGACTGAAGCCATTATAAAATACACAGGTTTCGATATTACAGGAAAAACTGAACAGGAATTGTTTGATTTTGCTAAATCTATCGGAATTGATGTGAATGAAACGATGGGTAAAGGAAAATTAATCGACGAAATTTTTGGTGAAAAATGTGAAGGAAACTTCATTCAGCCAACTTTCATTACAGATTATCCGATTGAAATGTCACCTTTAACGAAGAAACACAGAAGCAAAGAAGGTTTGACAGAGCGTTTTGAACTAATGGTTTGTGGTAAAGAAATTGCAAATGCGTATTCAGAATTAAATGACCCGATCGATCAGAGAGAACGTTTCGAAGAGCAGTTGAAATTGGCAGAAAAAGGTGATGATGAAGCCACAGGATTTATCGACGAAGATTTCCTGAGAGCCTTAGAATACGGAATGCCGCCAACTTCAGGTTTAGGAATCGGAATGGACAGATTGATTATGTTTTTAACCAATAATCCGTCAATTCAGGAGGTATTGTTCTTCCCTCAAATGAGACCTGAGAAAACTGTTCCTCAAATTGAATTGGGAGAAGATGAAAAAGTGATTCTGGAGATTTTAAATTCTCGTGAAGAAGTGTTTTCTCTAGCTGAAGTAAAAGAAAGAAGTCAATTATCCGGTAAGAAATGGGATAAAGCTTCCAAAACTTTAACCAAGGGAGGTTTGGTGAAAGTGGAGAAGATTGATGAAAATGTTTTGATGAAACTGGTTTAA
- the rlmF gene encoding 23S rRNA (adenine(1618)-N(6))-methyltransferase RlmF, with translation MTDEKSNLHTRNLHRNSYDFEKLISCVPELKHYVFTNSYGNLTINFSIPKAVKLLNKALLLHFYEVKNWDIPDENLCPPIPGRADYIHYIADLLAESLAEIPRGFFIKGLDIGTGANLVYPLIAHQSYGWEMLGTDINQKSLDNAQSILDANPEISSKIQLKFQPDSDFIFKNILKSDDKFTFSMCNPPFHDSEESAMKGNLRKTKNLKKSKVQKPNLNFSGQHSELWCDGGELAFISKMIEESILYSSQIFWFTCLVSKKENLFKLNSLLKKTKAVEVKTIDMAQGQKVSRILAWTFVPQPNRESWF, from the coding sequence ATGACAGACGAAAAATCAAATCTGCACACAAGAAATCTGCATCGTAATTCCTACGATTTTGAAAAGTTGATTTCTTGTGTTCCAGAATTGAAACATTACGTTTTTACAAATTCATACGGAAATTTAACGATCAATTTCAGCATTCCAAAGGCTGTAAAACTGCTTAATAAAGCACTTCTCCTGCATTTTTATGAAGTTAAAAACTGGGATATTCCGGATGAAAATCTTTGTCCGCCAATTCCAGGACGTGCAGATTACATTCATTATATCGCCGATTTATTAGCTGAAAGTTTAGCTGAAATTCCGAGAGGTTTTTTTATAAAAGGTTTAGATATCGGAACAGGAGCAAATCTTGTTTATCCTTTAATTGCTCATCAATCGTACGGTTGGGAAATGTTAGGAACAGATATTAATCAAAAATCTCTGGATAATGCTCAAAGTATTTTAGATGCCAACCCAGAAATTTCTTCAAAAATTCAATTAAAATTTCAGCCAGATTCCGATTTTATATTTAAAAATATTCTCAAATCTGACGATAAATTCACATTCTCTATGTGCAATCCGCCTTTTCATGATTCCGAAGAATCTGCCATGAAAGGAAATCTTAGAAAAACAAAAAATCTTAAAAAGTCAAAAGTTCAAAAACCAAATCTTAATTTCAGCGGACAACACTCTGAGTTGTGGTGTGATGGTGGCGAATTGGCTTTTATCTCAAAGATGATTGAAGAAAGTATCTTATATTCTTCTCAAATTTTCTGGTTTACGTGTCTGGTTTCAAAAAAAGAAAATTTATTTAAACTAAATTCACTTTTAAAGAAAACAAAAGCTGTTGAAGTAAAGACAATTGATATGGCACAAGGTCAGAAAGTGAGCCGGATTTTGGCGTGGACATTTGTTCCTCAACCAAATAGGGAAAGTTGGTTCTGA
- a CDS encoding c-type cytochrome, with protein sequence MKKLFLTGIVSLLVISCSKKENSEIQPSSDSSTPVTVNVSGQSLIESSDCMSCHTIDERMIGPSYQEIAGKYSEKDIEILASKIIEGGSGVWGEVAMQPHPQVSKADAKKMVEYILSQKK encoded by the coding sequence ATGAAAAAACTATTTTTGACAGGAATTGTAAGTTTGCTTGTCATCTCTTGTTCTAAAAAAGAAAATTCAGAAATACAACCATCATCAGATTCTTCCACACCTGTTACTGTTAATGTATCTGGGCAAAGTTTGATAGAATCTTCAGATTGTATGTCTTGTCATACTATAGATGAGCGAATGATCGGACCTTCATATCAAGAAATTGCCGGAAAATATTCTGAAAAAGATATCGAAATACTGGCATCAAAAATTATTGAGGGTGGAAGTGGTGTTTGGGGAGAAGTTGCGATGCAGCCTCATCCTCAAGTTTCTAAAGCTGATGCCAAAAAAATGGTAGAATATATTTTGAGCCAGAAAAAATAA